From the Deinococcus gobiensis I-0 genome, the window ATGCTCTGCACGAGCTTGTGGGCGTCCTGCACGGCGCGCAACTGGTCCTCGCCCAGCGCGTTCATCTTGGCGTGCCACTCGACGAGCAGCACCCCGTCGCCCAGGTCCACGACGCTGGCGCCCGCACGCTTCTTGACGACCTTGGTCGCGTCCTTCTTCAGGTCGGTCAGGATGAAATACGGCGCGGCGTAGGGGGTCGGCTCGCCCGCCGGGGTCACGGTCTCGCCGCCCGCGTAGAAGGCGTCCCTGCCGCTGGCCTTCATGGCGGCCAGCAGGGGCGGCAGCTCACGGCCCTCGGCTTCCAGGTTGGCGATGACGGTCTGGACGCCCAGGGTATCCATCGTCTCGAAGGGCCCCTGCTCCCAGCCGAAGCCCCATTTCAGGGCATTGTCGATGTCCTGGAGGCGGTCGCTGACATGCCCGGCCATCTTGGCGGCGTACCAGAACCCGTCGTTCATCACGCCGCGCAGGAAGTCGCCCTCCTTGCCCTCGGCCGCGTACAGCGCCCGCACCCGCTCGGCCAGCGGCCGGCCCTTGACGGCCTCGACGGCCGCCACCCTCACCTTGCCCCGGTCCTCGTAGGCCAGGGTGTCTAAATTCAGGGACAAAATCTTGGTCTTGCCTTTCTCGTCTTTGGTCTTCTTGTAGAACCCGCTGCCGGTCTTGTCCCCGAGGAACTTCTTGTCCTCGACGAGCGACCGGAAGGTGTCCGTCAGGCTGAAGTCCTCGTCGGCGGGGGTCGCCTTGTCCAGATCCGAGGCGACGTGGTAGATGATGTCCAGCCCCGACAGGTCGGCGGTGCGGAAGGTCGCGCTCTTGGCGCGGCCCAGCGCGGGGCCGGTGAGCTGGTCGGCCTCGTCCTGCGTGAGCCCGGCCGCCTGCATGTGCTGCATGGCCCGCACGATGCCGTACACGCCGATGCGGTTGGCGACGAAGCCCGGCACGTCGTTGGCGACGACGATGCCCTTGCCCAGCGTGGCTTCGGCGAACGAGCTGAAGGCGCGCAGGATCTCGGGATCGGTCTGCGGGGTCGGGATGACCTCCAGCAGGTGCAGGTAGCGCGGCGGGTTGAAGAAGTGCGCGCCCACGAAGCGCCGCTGAAAGGCCTCGGAGCGGCCCTCGATCTGGAGGTGCATCGGGATGCCCGAGGAGTTGCTGGAGATGATGGCCGTCTTCTTGGCGACCGGCTCGACCTTCGCCCACAGGTCGCGCTTGGCGTCGAGTTTCTCGATGATCGCCTCGACGATCCAGTCGGCGCCCCCGAGTTTCTTGAGGTCGTCTTCGAGGTTGCCGGGCGTGATCAGGGCGGCGCGCGCGGGGTCCATGAAGGCGGCGGGCCGGGCCTTGAGGGCCCGCTGGATGCCCTGTTTGGCCAGGAAGTTCCGGTCCGGGTTGTCCGGCAGCACGATGTCGAGCAGGGTGACGGGAATGCCGGCGTTGGCGAGCTGCGCGGCGATGGCGGCGCCCATGACGCCCGCGCCGATCACGGCCGCCTGCTGGATGCGGTGGGGTTGAAGCTTCATCTGACCTCCGGCGGGTGGGAAATTTAAATTAGACTCGGTCCAAAGTTTAGAGGCTCCCCCCGGGTTTGTCCACTGGCGGCGCCGGCCACGTGGCCGCCCGACCCGAGATGAGAAGGCGGTCTACGAACGGACAGCCTGCCTTCTCATGCCCGGAAAACAGTTCGGCGGAGGGCGGCTTATAGTGGAGGACAAGCCCCTGAATTGTTGACGGCTTCCGTCGGTGGGTGGAACCGACTGACCCGCAGGCACCCCTGCCCTGTACCTCGGCCTGGGTGCCCGCTTTCTGTCGGCAGTGGCCCGGGCGACTCAGCCGATGAACTGTTTGACCACGAATACGAGTGCCAGACCCGCCAGCGCCGCCAGCGCGGCGGCGCTCAGGCGGCGGTCCCGCTTCCATGCGGCCACGGCGACCCACAGGGCGGCCAGGACCGGCACCGCGCCGACCCAGGCGACCCCCCAGACCGCCACGCGCGGAAAGAACAGGCCCAGCGCCAGCACCGTGACGGCCACCCAGAAGCCGGCCGGATACAGCCAGTCGGGCAGACCGGCCAGCTCGCTGCGGTCCTGGGCCGGGGCCGCCGGGGAGCGGGACTCGGGAGCGCTCACAGGTGCACCCAGTATTTCCAGAGCAGTTGCCCGGCCGTGAAGATCAGCAGGAGGCTGAAAAACAGCTTGAGCTGCGCGGCGGGAATGCGGCTTTGCAGCCCGGCCCCCGCCCGCGCCCCGATGAGGACCCCCAGCGCCACGGCCCCCGCCAGCGGCAGGTCGAGCAGCCCGCCGGCCTGATACACGAGCGCGTTGCCCACCGCCGTCAGGCCCATGATGAAGGTCGAGGTGGCGATGGCCTGCCGGATGGGCACGCCCGCCATGAGGTTGAGCACCGGCACCTGTACCGTGCCCCCGCCGATCCCCAGCAGGCCGCTCATGACCCCCGCGAAGGTCATGGCCGGGGGCACCAGCCGTGAGGGCTCGCGCTCGGCGTCCACCCGCTTGAGCCCTCGCAGCAGGTTGTAGGCCGAGTACAGCAGCAGCGC encodes:
- a CDS encoding 3-hydroxyacyl-CoA dehydrogenase/enoyl-CoA hydratase family protein, whose protein sequence is MKLQPHRIQQAAVIGAGVMGAAIAAQLANAGIPVTLLDIVLPDNPDRNFLAKQGIQRALKARPAAFMDPARAALITPGNLEDDLKKLGGADWIVEAIIEKLDAKRDLWAKVEPVAKKTAIISSNSSGIPMHLQIEGRSEAFQRRFVGAHFFNPPRYLHLLEVIPTPQTDPEILRAFSSFAEATLGKGIVVANDVPGFVANRIGVYGIVRAMQHMQAAGLTQDEADQLTGPALGRAKSATFRTADLSGLDIIYHVASDLDKATPADEDFSLTDTFRSLVEDKKFLGDKTGSGFYKKTKDEKGKTKILSLNLDTLAYEDRGKVRVAAVEAVKGRPLAERVRALYAAEGKEGDFLRGVMNDGFWYAAKMAGHVSDRLQDIDNALKWGFGWEQGPFETMDTLGVQTVIANLEAEGRELPPLLAAMKASGRDAFYAGGETVTPAGEPTPYAAPYFILTDLKKDATKVVKKRAGASVVDLGDGVLLVEWHAKMNALGEDQLRAVQDAHKLVQSMGYAGLVVGNQGENFSAGANLPLILSQAQAEEWDELDDAIKQFQTATTSMRFSPHPCVVAPFGLALGGGCEFSIHADRVVASAETYMGLVEVGVGLIPGGGGTKEMLLRFTDMQQPGQQLGMALLPAVQRAFELIGTAKVSTSALEARKLGFLRDHDTVVMNKNHVLEEAKRAVLDLAPDYVQPVMRQDIPVMGDAAIAAVKSVLYGMKEGGYISPYDHEVSLQLARVLSGGTGNNRAAKVSEQHLLDLEREAFLTLLGKKGTQQRIEHMLKTGKPLRN
- a CDS encoding sulfite exporter TauE/SafE family protein — encoded protein: MTLAVLAIGLLAGVLGAILGLGGGVVVVPALEFVLPHFGRDISIAQAVAISQIGVLAVGLSGAASYLRQGLVRARTGYLLSPYTIVGGAAGSFLGLVLPARVVATVFSALLLYSAYNLLRGLKRVDAEREPSRLVPPAMTFAGVMSGLLGIGGGTVQVPVLNLMAGVPIRQAIATSTFIMGLTAVGNALVYQAGGLLDLPLAGAVALGVLIGARAGAGLQSRIPAAQLKLFFSLLLIFTAGQLLWKYWVHL